The Aethina tumida isolate Nest 87 chromosome 5, icAetTumi1.1, whole genome shotgun sequence genomic sequence GTCGTTGTGTAAAATTGGGAGGGAAGTTCTGTGTTAGTTACAATTTGATGGTGACCGCTGAAACGTGTGTATTTTAAGTGAACTATTCAAACAGTTTGTATTACaagatcaatattaaaaagaagagGAATAAGATGACAGCGGTGCCatcaatattgaaatttttgaatattaacaataactttAACGTTATTGATCAAAACATTGACATGCCGACAAAGTCTAAAAAAAGGCGACTGGATCATCTATCATGGGaagaaaaaatacaaagaaaGTAAGTAGAAACAtgttagttttagtttagtcATTTGGGTAAATCCCACAGTTCAAGGCAATGATGAATAAGTAATAGATAACTGACATCTATATTGATTTTCTTCAGttattaattcaatgttttgaaacagtgaattttaatatattatttgatttaaaaaaaatggaaaaagttAGGAAAAGGTTGGTTTATTGCTACTTTCTTTGTtcttaattactaatattttttgtagttgaCACAATCTTCTAAACATTGTATATGACTTTGTTTAAACATTGCCCAAGAGTAAACAGAGTTTAATCTAGCTTTAATTTCGTccttttcaaatttaacatgACACAACGATTAAGTTGGATATCGTGGAGAACTTATATAGAACATTTGTTGTTTCaggaaactaaagaatagGGTGGCCGCCCAGACATCTCGCGATCGCAAGAAAGCAAAGATGGAACAAATGGAGGCGGCGCTCCAGGAGCTGTTCGCGAAGAACGAGGCCATCCTGGAGGAGTGCGAGCGTCTAAAGGAAGCGAACCAACGGCTCGCGGAAGAAAACGCAGAGCTGCACAACAGACTGAGAACGCCATGCGTCAACTGCACAGCTCAGAACCGTTTGACTGGTGAATGCGAGGCCGAGAGTGGATCGACCGTGTCCCTCCTTCGGCCGCGAGGAACGGCCACGCATTCAGCAGCGGCTCTGAGCAGGCGGGAGACCAGGGCCTGGCTCAGGATGGGGCTGCTCTGCCTTCTCTACCGGATCTGCTCGACGAACTCGACAACGATGTCGACATTGCTTCCCTTGAACAACTCACGCAATCTCTCCTCCAAGACATCGCCAGAGACCTGGAAGCTGCTGCTGAAAAAACAGATGCTCAAGTAAGTTTCTATTCTATGCCGTTTTGGAGtgtggattttttagataacgTTAATTGGGAGTAGAGTCccaattaattgtttagattGTACTCACACTGACTAATAGAATCAAGTGGATACGAGTAGACTTAGCAGacacaaatgaatttttctttattttagatGTGTTGATGACATTAATAAAGCCAATTTGCGTATCGAAACAaggtgaaattttatatttgcacTGTTTTTGTACTTGTACAGATCATCACCGTTAGCTTAATAGACTCGTGTGAAGTGTCCATAGAAATTCGTAtaacaaaagttatttttaatgaggCTAATCTATGTTTCACCATGTCCACGTCTAATTGTCGACACTAACTCTGAGCATTACTCAACATCACTAATTaatcttttgaaattttctagGGAACAGTACATGAATCAACTAGTAACAACCAAGTGGTGGGGCAGGCATCAGAAGAATTGGAATCCTGTGGAAGTCAGGTAAAAGAGTCCACGGTGGAAGAAATTTCCAAATACTTGCTGCTCCATCACAACTACAGTGCAAGACCGCAGGATGAACCAACACCCAAGAAACGTAAATCATCcacaaacaaatacaaaaagatTGTTCCCAAAGAAGTACATGAGGAGGCACCAGCAAACATCATCACGATTGATCCAGCTAACGTAACTGCTACACTTACAGATAATAACGAAGTTGTGTACTACACGTACGACGAAAATACCAATTCTCTTGTTCTGTATACCACCGAAGACGCCGAGGTGGAGGTCGTAACGTCCGAGTGCGGCGATTTCGACAGTTCCTCTTCGGAATCCGGATACGAATCGCACGGATCACCACACAACAGCGAAGACGATGATATCTGGGACAAGAGCATATCGGAATTATTTCCCACGTTAGCTTAATCAGTTTTCACACATGTAGACTAGAATATACTTATTCCTAagttaagttatttaatttttgtatttgtacaTTAAGGATTGCATTAAATGTATTGAGCAGCACACACTGTCTTCTTATTATTGTGATTAGTTAACACATGgtcattttttgttatagCTCTCGTACAGTGATCACTTGGTTATAGCACATGAAAAGAAATTACCCAGTAATTTGATGTTATCTGCATAATATCCTCTCATCATGTACGATACGTGGGAGGTGGCAAGCAAATACCAATGTGATAAAATCGTCGGCACGAAAACTTTCCacaactcaattttaaaaataacattaactaCATGTAAAAAGTACTGTTATAATTTTGGTAACATAACTCATGAATATCCTCTTAGATCGATACATCACATCTTAGCACCGGTATTATAGAGATACGGTACGAAAAAAATCGACAGATGTTAACGCCGAAGATTAGTAATTTACAGCGTGTAATGTCCGACGTAATATACGAGTGTGTTCGATGATGCGCCGTCGAATAATCATGTGAAATATTTCGTAGGaattaaatgcaatttctTGTTCGTACACCTACAATTTCAGCGCCGGCGGAGATAGCAAATAACAACGGATCCTGTCGAGATCAATTTCGAAAACCAGGTGTGGGTTTACATGAATCTCTATGCTggttatgaatattaaactcgcattttttttttgttcaaataataaGTACTTGTGATTTATTCTTTGACACGTGTTAATATGAGTGATAGTATTtctgatattaaaaaagaaaaaaaggaattaatttaacgacaaaatttaatagagaaaaatatgttatttaaattacaggttttgatatttgtacaaaatgtaGTTGTATGtacttatttttagataagttTCAGCAGCTTGGagttaaaatttcagaatCCCTCTCTGTCAATAATAATACTACTGAATCGTGACTGAATGTGCAGTATATCATATTTGaaaggaaaatttataatttgatgtataacaaattaataactttggaAAGGTATGTGCCTGGGCATGATTTAAATCTTCTATATATCATTTACTAGAatcttaagaaaataaatctacatctttcaatttttgagATCATCATAAAGTTTTTGATGGaaagaattaatgaattaaataaattctattatttttgattgtcAGTGTTCCAAATCATCTGCGTTTCTTCGATTCGATTTAATGtagagtatatttttttagtttgtaaatcttatttgtaaatttatttgtgtttattatttatggtcTTCATTGATTATACAGTTCTACGCATTCAGAATAGGGTTACTACattctgtaattaattttttaatcacacACAATAAGGGTTCATaacttttgtaatttcaaatGATACCAATACAtgatatacaataattatatggCATTTAgtgtattttatcaattattcatgtaaaaaataattgagatagaatactgttaattaaattaaagaaatgttCTACAGTAGaagttatttatgaattaCACAACGCTGAAGTGGTACCAGTGCCAaagctaattattaaatttaattagtggtTTTTGGAATAGTGGAACCTTATCGTCGGGCATCGAGTTTCGCGAAAACGGGGCGTAATGATCCTCCGCTCCGGCCCCATAAATTACGTCGTTAGCCTGCGACCGGACGAAATTCAGCTGGCGTGTTCCATCTATTTTTAGGGTTGAAAAGAATGTTAATGCCCGGTCCACGGGCGAGTGCGTGCAGGAGGCGGGTCCGTCGTGAGTGCACCGAGCACCGTCTGGTCTGACCTACGACCCCCACCGATGAGAAAGAAACGTCCACTCTCTCCGATCCCTTGCGCACGTCTCGAGGGTGGTTCCACGTCCACGGAACCCGTACATGCATTTGTTTTGCACGGTTCGTTATTATTACACGTGTGTTCCTATTTATGGTTGACTAAATTAAAAGGTAAATTGGGATCTCTCGTTTCAGGAAATCAGCAATAACGTACTAACTAACACCTGTCACATAACTtcccattaaattattcttaacaCTCTGGGAATGCTTTAATTACTATCAAGAATGTGTAATGACAACACAactgtataatataaacaactgttttacacaattataattttttcttgaatGCCAAATGaacattcataaaaaatttgtattaacgaattgtttcttttgtaaaaaatgCCATTCAAAATGACACAGTGTGGTTCATTCAGAATTTTATTGCTTCTTTAGGATTTCGTCCATTGTTTACCTGTCAAAAGTTGGGTTCTCTTTTACAAAGGACTATTTTTGACTAAATAGACATTCCACcactattgaaatattttaagggcGTCTTTATGGAAACGAATGGGATATTTCTCTACAGCTATACTAATCTTGGAATAGTAAAAAGGTCTGTAGATAAAACAAAACGTATTATTCAAATACGATTACAATTAAGATATAATGTTTCCTGTTATTGGCAGCTGGtggtttatattaatatatgtgtGGTACATAAATGTcagaataaaatcaataaatcgaAGATAATGTATATCTATTGCGTTTTTAATAGATTACCGTCAATTTACCATATTAACCAATCAgagataaaacataatttagattaattaattactggaCAAACTTGCATGGCAAACTGTCACACAATATTATATCAGACTGATCATTATGTTGTTGTCAATGGTTGAATTAATTAGTTGAtttctgaatttaattttaagaaatacacATGTACAGAAGATTTAGCTggttcattttaaaaacaaagcacaaatatattaaatatcttcacTTTTGCGTATATTTTATGCAGAAATTCTATATCTATAACTGtatgtgtaaattaaataacaaatttacagAAACAGGCagatagaatttatttttaaatgtttttcatttatgtatatattatattgaattaagaattaaagaaaactgatgttaattttagtaacgAGACAGTTCCTGAATGAGTCTCGATGTTCCGGTCGGCGTCGAAGAGAATGGGGCGGACGCTGAGTCTCGACGGTCGGACATCGTGTGTTATGGTTCTTCGGCAACATTCTCTAAATGAGCTCCACGCCGTCCGGATCTTCCACGTGACCGACACGATTCCGCCGGTGTTTGTGAGTGTGACTGTTCAGGATAAATACTCAGGATCCTCTTCGTATTTTTACCAGGTAAATGTTCTtccttaattgtttatattaatattactaatttagtGAGTTCTCATGATTCTTatgattaaaaagaattaaactgtttctttatattgaaataataagtagttttaattatatttaaaagaaataaatagtttttattcaaaactaaATCAtagttttgttgttgttagATAATATTGGTGTATATATTTGTCAcactaaatttttgaaaataaattaatgttaattttattttaatgtgtaattttgCAGTTTCTTAAAATCTATCAATTCTTGGtaatgtttcaataaatacatttatttatttcattttaaatttttatttaaatatttgattgaaatgataagtataaaatataatgtttagacaataatagttaatttagtattgattaaTCATTTACGTGTGTCACAATGGGCCTCTAATTAAAGTGTGCGTCCCAAAATTCCTCGGTGGAATTAAAATGGACAAAGACAATGTCCGTCTTATAAACTAACttgtttaatgatttaatgaaCTATCTAACTGCgatcttttatatttgtcaGATAAGTTTCTTTGTTATTTGCATTCCTAATTAACCGCAACATCTGTACAagctaattaaattcaatgtgTAAAACAAGAATTGTATTACTTATATGTTGAGGCAGTTTCGTTAATGTATGCGACTTGATGGTTCTTTTTGTTTGTTCGCGATTCGCCAACTGTGAACGCCGTTTACTGCTAATCTTAATCGATAACAGCGATGAGATGAGTGAATCTAAATAGAAATGCTTGTACGGGGTGGTCCACCAAACTGAAGGTGCCCACGATTGTCTGTCTGCTTCTTAAAATGAATGGACTTCCAGCTCTGTTTTTCTGTCGTCAGCAATGaacttttctattttattgcttCATAGAACCaatggaaataattaatggtttttctttgacatttatttgcATTATTACGTTCCATCCTTTCATGCATTTTTTCTTCTCTATATATGGCTGAgagaaaaagattttaatgaattgcCACGATATATTTCAGTGTGCgtccaaagaaaatataaatttatttggcttttctttttattctatttattcacGATTTGACTGTAAATGTCACAGATTATCtcccattaaaatattttaaatttattggttgtaaaaaagtaaattgttgtAGCGGTGTTTTTATTACAGAATCTGtaatggttttaattttacctttttaaattgtatttaatccaaagcaaatttatatgtaaatcgtgtaacattgttttattatcgTTGGGACGTGATGGGATCGAagttaattgatataaatgtacgtggtttttaataaaatacatcacctgttgaaaaatgttgaattcCACATCATTTCCTTTAGACAAAAAGCAAGAAAATGGTGACAATGTGGAAATAAATGAACATAATTTACTCGAGAAGTGGAATAAACGGAAATCCAttcgtatattattattaaaatggcaacaaacaaacataaaatgcCGCTCGTGCAGATATTACATAGTTCAGAAGACATCGAGAAATGAATTATCTCGGTCGGCGCAAAAAACAGCATCCTGCCTTTTAAACTTGCCTAACTGCGAAGTGAAGCGTGTATAATTTgcaactaattaaaaactatgtcACGTTATTCCAATAGGAAGAAATACGTTTATCGGTctgatgaaataattgaagccaaacaaaataaaatcaatactaCATTTACCGTATTTAATCGGTGAATAATCAACGAGGctaaataaaagattattcATTCCGGACTGCAAACGTTGTACAGGGCGTCCAACAACATTGCGACAAATGTCTGTgttcatttctttttaataaaccataTGGTTCCATAATTAGAAGTCCGCCTCCAAAGGTAAAATGTTCTTTAGCATCTCCGCAACTATTTCAGATAActgagataaatatttatgaatcgTATATCGGAACCAcgtaatatttctttattgaaaCAGCGGGTTTTTGAAATCCTTCGCTGTAAACGTGTCTTTGTGGGTGTTacgattatttacataaaattatcaatacgTATGATAAAAGTCCGCTGAATTTACGGTCCCAACAAAACACAACGACGATAAACGTTAAACGATGATTTATGctgtttttctaaattctcacatttgtttatatttaaaaaaatgattagttttttattaatcatcaacattaattggaaattgttaatcaaaataattattgtgaaatatgtAGAGACTGTTTTATTGaccataaaactaaattagaaattattatcataaagAGCCGAAAACTATGTTTATTTAACacggttttaataatttattaataagcaaTAAACCTTTAATTGCCGAACTTTTAtctttctctttttttttaatattaaacactaataaaaggaatctaaattgCTGTTAACTGTGGcaataaaaactgaatatcAATAAGTTACTGTCAGGAATGAATCGTTAAAAAAAGTAgtgtatattttagtaatttttttagtaattctcTTAATATTAACCGTTATCTTTGTCTTTATTATCGTTTTTATACAAAAGTACATTTcgtcaaataattatgaaatatagtcagttaaattaaagtatacgACGGCGATGTTGAGAGAAAGATTTGTTAAAAGGGGAATTATTAAGAATCAGCACGAATATTCCTGCTGAAAATGAAAATCTGCGTGTTTAATTGTCGGTCGGGGAATTGCACATCCTTTTAGTGTAATTTCTGCGCTGGGACAAGTATTTTTCTACCATAAGCCTGTTCGTATGTATTCGGCTTATAAATGAGACATTACTCTCTGATGTGCCATATAAAGACATATTCGTCGTAACACAGCAGTTGCAGCACATCCAACAATAAGAAATGCATTATACgactaattttaatgaatatctcCAAATACCATTTTATTATCTACCTTAAAGGATTCTTTTCCTTAAAACCTCtttcattatatataattttaattatattaaaaaatataaattaatttaataaaaaaaaataatttaaaaggtcataatatgaaatatcatttaaaatattatttaaagcagaataataaaattatattttatagaatttttgacTCAATCAATTGAGGtgcacaaatatttgttacatcAAATGTATCAAATGTTAAATTGGGCATTATTAGAAATAACGATAGGACATTACCGATTCTTATCATTTGCCAAGGACCCATTAATTAATCTGAAATGGAACGCAGTCCATAAAATCATGCACAGCCGAGTTTCGTCATGGCGTAACTAGACCATTCCTGATTCATGTTCACGTATGCTTTTCCACCGTCGCTTTGACAAAAAACCATTTATCAATTAGCGATGGTATTAAATGGACTTTAACGCCGTAATTTATTAACGTGTTGACTGTTCTATGGCTGTTTCAGTTGTGGAAGCTGCtcgtaaaattacttaattattcctAAGTGGAGCCAGATACCCAACGACTTGTCTCTAAATCAGCCTCCTGCATTCCTTgcctgttaatattaataacctaTTTGCAGGAGAGAAATAGTGACGCAGTGTTTTTGTTTTGCAGAATGACTGTTGATGCAAATGTTGTGTACCAACGTGGACATGTAGACAGATGATATGGGTCAGACGCCATCCCATTTGGGTGGCAGTTTTTACAAGTTAAAGTTACCCTTCAAGATTTTGCACCGACCGGAAACGACCAGAACTCCCAATCCGGAACAGCCCATCAAGTTCCAGTATCGAACGAAACGCAGAAACCAGAACTCCCATCAGATCGACGTTGCGAACAACGTGCAGACTTTAAATAACGTCAACAGGACGCAGATCAGCAACAAGATCAAGAACACAAACTTGAACGAGGCGAAGTGTAAAGTCATCAAGAGTCAGAACAGTCCGGAGCGAACGAGATCGGAGCCCAACTTGAGGGCTGACAGGACCAGAGATAAACACAAGCACAGAAGGAGGAGTCCGAAGATTAAGAACTGGAACGATGACGTTCAACAGTTCGGTTACGATATTCCCGACATTGATTCCTTCTTGACCAAGGTCAGTGTTTCTTCTGTGAATTCCTGTTGTGGGTCTTGTTAAACGTCTTTATACATACTTGGGAAAGTTGTAAAAACATAACGTGTCATTCAAATGCCTTAATGGTATAATCTAAATGTTTAGAAGGAATTATCATTCCTTACGTCCACACACGCGCCGTTAAACTATCATGATAGGTCAACAAACACTCAAATTTACAACTtggagaaaattattatttatgtaaaatatcaaggattatttaatattgcaaACGACgatgattttaatgtaaagtaatttaaattgttcgaATGAAACGAAATGAATAATGGTACACCGTACAAGATTTCTTAATGGATTATTCATGATTGCCTTATacggtttataaattatatataaaatatataatatgaaattaaaaaaaatatttaaaatcattgtggagaatattaaatagatcCTAGAtgcgttattttttaaatattttaaaattaactgattttaattgttcaccAATTACCACTCCTAtgaatatctattttattatgtattaatgcAAACTGTTGATTCTTGTTAGAGTCCCGATACGACGGAACAATTAAAGAAGAGTATATGGTGTCTATGTCTATTTGCCCAAGCCACTGCCACATCGTTGGCAGTGCATTATGAGAATGTCCGTGGGCACAATGTCTGGGCAAATTGTCGGCTGATTCGGTAAATTACTAGAATTTCATAGATGATTAGACTCGGAAAACTGCGGCTTCACCATCGGACCGAGTTGTTATTGAAACacgtttaaattagtttatcgTGTTCGTAATAGCCTCGCAGGACTGTAATTACGTTGTTTGAATTTAAggataaatttcaatagaCGACAATTATCAACAGCGAAATTTTTACCTCTTTTTCGATCGACCAGAATGTTAATCGGCCAATCGAGTCGCACAGATTAATTCTACCAGGATATTGAATGGTTATTATCGATTTCATTTTTCAGAGTTGCACCATTAAACGTTGATTCAATCGTTAAGTTCCAGAATTGGTTATGCGGTGCGGGATAATCCGACTGATTCAGATTGTGAGAACCGTCGAATTAAGAGCAGcctaatcatttaattaattgaggcGATGTGAAATGTTTGGAAAGGCGAAGATGTGACCCTGGAAAGTTTTCACCAAATTTAATGTTGTCTAcacaaatagaaaaaacaaatgaacacacacacacatataattaaaggcgcagttaataataaaaacgtttatAAGAACGTTACCGCCTAATTGCCGtccaatatgtaatttagatgGATATGAAGATAATCGGAACACCATAATTATCCAATAGTGGGTGGATATCGACCCCGAAATTACTGCCGCGTCTCGTTTTCGCTCTAGTGTTCTCACACTATAAACGAATTCCCAATCTTTATGTCTGTCTTGCCTCCTCCTTCTCCCCCGCCTTCCTCCCTCTGCTCTTACTCGTACCGTCGTACCGTGCGACTCGGTAATCCACTCAATTATCCTTATTATTATGGTTTTTCAGGCGAAACGCAAAAATCAATCAGCACTCCTCCATGTCTGATGTATGGACCGAGAGATGCTGATTAAATTCATTgcgatttaaaatatagattgcggtcaacataaaattatacatatgtgTGTCTTGGAACAATTTCTACTCATTGTTGAGATCACTTCCAATTGGAAGTTTGCAACAAAAAGTAATGAACAAGTTCCTCGTAcactcattaaaataaatcgggCAACAAACCAAATCCGACCAGCAGGAATGTGTATGTTTTCACTTAATTGGTTTCACTTACCAAAGTCGTAACTTACTTTAATGGTCGTTGTACAAATTTACTTACTGATCaaggtatatttatttatgtcagtATGCAGATTTCGTCAAtcctttcttatttatatattaacacaCAGGTTATTTTTTAGGCAACTCTGGAAAAGCCGGCCAACATACCCGTGGTGCTGGCCTTCCCCAGCGTGCTCTACCAGACCAGGATCGGAGGGTACCAGGCGGAGATCTATCTGCCCCTCGGAATGGTGGTGAATGCGGTGTTCAAGAACCAGCATTGGTTGTACATCCAAACGCCGCACGCCGAAGAAGGCTACATCAGTTACGCAGCTTGTCTTCCGTTGGGCATAATTCCGCCGCCGGAGGACGACAAACCGGCGCCCTGTTGGGAGATCAGCACGGACGTGTTCCCCAAGCCGTCCGGCAACATGACGGACACGGAGAAACTGAGCTCGAAGTCGGATTGCGGCGGCAGCAGGTGCAGGTCCAGGTCCAGGAACGCGGTCAGCAGTTGCGGTGAAAAGAGTGTGGACCGATTGTACCTCCGTGCGGCCGCCAGTGCCAAGAGCAAGGGTGTCAGGCAGACTCTGCTCGTCATCGTCACCGATTACGATGGGAATTGTCACAGCCAAGGTTTGACGGTGGCCAAAGGGGATGTGGTGTTTCTGTTGAACTCGCAGCTGAGGGGATGGTTCTACGTGAGGAACAAGGCCGGCGACGAAGGATACATTCCTGCTGCCGTTGCAGGACAcggatttttgtaaataattgttgattgtttattttattatttattattaataaataaatttttatatattttattaagcttTTGATATGATACAATATGAATTTCTATgtcacataaaattatatacaaaggtaaaatactttaaacaaaacaggataataatatttctaaactaaatattcttctcttaaatttaaatatctccctatttgttttttgtgtATACATGAGATATGAATACTATGTCAATCTTGTATCTATATATTATGGTTTTGtggtttgatttaatttaacttcgcattaaatttttgtaaactatGTAATCATAGTTTTAGTCCTTggcaatttttaacttaatctataataatgttataaatctactttatatattttcactagtcaattttaataattttataatctttttacTAAAACTCAGTTTTGCAGACACAATTACTATGCAACCAagt encodes the following:
- the LOC109606134 gene encoding X-box-binding protein 1 isoform X1, producing the protein MTAVPSILKFLNINNNFNVIDQNIDMPTKSKKRRLDHLSWEEKIQRKKLKNRVAAQTSRDRKKAKMEQMEAALQELFAKNEAILEECERLKEANQRLAEENAELHNRLRTPCVNCTAQNRLTGECEAESGSTVSLLRPRGTATHSAAALSRRETRAWLRMGLLCLLYRICSTNSTTMSTLLPLNNSRNLSSKTSPETWKLLLKKQMLKCVDDINKANLRIETREQYMNQLVTTKWWGRHQKNWNPVEVR
- the LOC109600326 gene encoding uncharacterized protein LOC109600326, with protein sequence MGQTPSHLGGSFYKLKLPFKILHRPETTRTPNPEQPIKFQYRTKRRNQNSHQIDVANNVQTLNNVNRTQISNKIKNTNLNEAKCKVIKSQNSPERTRSEPNLRADRTRDKHKHRRRSPKIKNWNDDVQQFGYDIPDIDSFLTKATLEKPANIPVVLAFPSVLYQTRIGGYQAEIYLPLGMVVNAVFKNQHWLYIQTPHAEEGYISYAACLPLGIIPPPEDDKPAPCWEISTDVFPKPSGNMTDTEKLSSKSDCGGSRCRSRSRNAVSSCGEKSVDRLYLRAAASAKSKGVRQTLLVIVTDYDGNCHSQGLTVAKGDVVFLLNSQLRGWFYVRNKAGDEGYIPAAVAGHGFL
- the LOC109606134 gene encoding X-box-binding protein 1 isoform X2; protein product: MTAVPSILKFLNINNNFNVIDQNIDMPTKSKKRRLDHLSWEEKIQRKKLKNRVAAQTSRDRKKAKMEQMEAALQELFAKNEAILEECERLKEANQRLAEENAELHNRLRTPCVNCTAQNRLTGECEAESGSTVSLLRPRGTATHSAAALSRRETRAWLRMGLLCLLYRICSTNSTTMSTLLPLNNSRNLSSKTSPETWKLLLKKQMLKEQYMNQLVTTKWWGRHQKNWNPVEVR